The Thermoanaerobacterales bacterium genome contains a region encoding:
- the ftsH gene encoding ATP-dependent zinc metalloprotease FtsH, producing the protein MQRIVKNLSIYLLIVLVILALIKYTSHSESNVEPLRYDQFYAVVQQGEVQSVVIQPDKGTNLITGTLKDGTKFETTGPQEDQNLSALLREKKVAEEHKKPAEPGWWATLLTSLFPILIFVALFFFLMQQTQGGGSRVMSFGKSRARLHTEDKKRVTFADVAGVDEVKEELQELVEFLKDPRKFSEIGARIPKGVLLYGPPGTGKTLLARAVAGEAGVPFFTISGSDFVEMFVGVGASRVRDLFEQAKKNAPCIVFIDEIDAVGRQRGAGLGGGHDEREQTLNQLLVEMDGFSPNEAIIIIAATNRPDILDPALLRPGRFDRQVVVNIPDIMGRKEILDVHAKGKPLEDDVDLDVLARRTPGFTGADLANLINEAALLAARANKKRIGMHELENAIERVVAGPEKKSRVISEKEKKLVSYHEAGHALVSYFLPNNDPVHKISIIPRGRAGGYTLLLPKEDRYYATKSQLMDQITMLLGGRVAEALVLKDISTGAQNDLERATEIARRMVMEYGMSEELGPLTLGRKQEAVFLGRDLARDRNYSEEVAYAIDVEVKKIIESCYRHAEQILKDNMAGLHKVAGTLFDKETIEGTEFEELMREATGEVRSGK; encoded by the coding sequence GTGCAGAGGATTGTCAAGAATCTTAGCATTTATTTGCTGATTGTCCTGGTCATCCTCGCCCTGATTAAATACACCTCGCATTCCGAAAGTAACGTCGAACCGCTGCGTTACGACCAGTTTTACGCGGTTGTGCAACAGGGTGAGGTGCAGAGCGTCGTCATCCAGCCCGACAAGGGTACGAACCTGATCACGGGCACGCTCAAGGACGGCACCAAGTTCGAGACGACGGGGCCCCAGGAGGACCAGAACCTGAGCGCCCTGCTTCGTGAGAAGAAGGTGGCGGAGGAGCACAAGAAGCCGGCCGAGCCCGGCTGGTGGGCCACTCTGCTCACCTCCCTCTTCCCCATCCTGATCTTTGTGGCGCTCTTCTTCTTCCTAATGCAGCAGACCCAGGGCGGAGGCAGCCGGGTCATGTCCTTCGGCAAGAGCCGCGCGCGGTTGCACACCGAAGATAAGAAACGGGTCACCTTCGCCGACGTCGCGGGGGTGGACGAGGTCAAGGAGGAACTCCAGGAACTGGTCGAGTTCCTGAAAGACCCGCGGAAGTTCAGCGAGATAGGGGCACGCATCCCGAAGGGCGTTCTGCTGTACGGGCCGCCGGGCACCGGTAAAACCCTGCTGGCGCGGGCCGTCGCCGGAGAGGCCGGCGTCCCCTTCTTCACCATCAGCGGCTCGGACTTCGTCGAGATGTTCGTCGGCGTCGGCGCCTCGCGCGTCCGTGACCTGTTCGAACAGGCGAAGAAGAACGCGCCCTGCATCGTGTTCATCGACGAGATCGACGCCGTCGGCCGCCAGAGGGGCGCCGGCCTGGGCGGCGGGCACGACGAGCGTGAGCAGACCTTAAACCAGTTGCTCGTGGAGATGGACGGCTTCTCGCCGAACGAGGCCATCATCATCATCGCCGCCACGAACCGGCCGGACATCCTGGACCCGGCGCTCCTACGCCCGGGGCGTTTCGACCGCCAGGTGGTCGTCAACATCCCGGACATCATGGGCCGCAAGGAGATCCTGGATGTCCACGCCAAGGGCAAGCCGCTGGAGGACGACGTGGACCTGGACGTTCTCGCGCGGCGCACCCCGGGCTTTACCGGAGCGGATCTGGCCAACCTGATCAACGAGGCCGCGCTCCTGGCCGCCCGGGCGAACAAGAAGCGCATCGGGATGCATGAGCTGGAGAATGCTATTGAGCGGGTGGTGGCCGGGCCCGAGAAGAAGTCCCGGGTCATCAGCGAGAAGGAAAAGAAGCTGGTCTCGTACCACGAGGCGGGGCACGCCCTGGTCAGCTACTTCCTGCCGAACAACGACCCGGTGCACAAGATCTCGATCATCCCGCGGGGGCGCGCCGGCGGGTACACCCTGCTGTTGCCCAAGGAGGACCGGTACTACGCCACCAAGTCGCAGCTCATGGACCAGATCACCATGCTCCTGGGCGGCCGGGTGGCCGAGGCCCTGGTCCTGAAGGACATCAGCACCGGCGCCCAGAACGACCTCGAACGGGCGACCGAGATCGCACGGCGGATGGTTATGGAGTACGGGATGAGCGAGGAGTTGGGACCGCTGACCCTGGGGCGCAAGCAGGAGGCCGTCTTCCTGGGGCGCGACCTGGCCCGCGACCGCAACTATTCCGAGGAGGTCGCCTACGCCATCGACGTCGAAGTAAAGAAGATCATCGAGTCCTGCTACCGCCATGCCGAGCAGATCCTGAAGGATAACATGGCCGGGCTGCACAAAGTGGCCGGGACGCTCTTCGATAAGGAGACCATCGAGGGTACCGAGTTCGAGG